A part of Phalacrocorax aristotelis chromosome 29, bGulAri2.1, whole genome shotgun sequence genomic DNA contains:
- the LOC142048924 gene encoding uncharacterized protein LOC142048924: MEAHPGSPACEPPFSQRLSPLTKGDGPEGEEEQEEAQEEDIAGAQPREEPGEGSPERLGQVSLCRSGRCCRGQGSLAPQGAGRPCQKTDEDEEASPCHQVLEELRPCRRKHRLCLKPETSWVPTSPGRGESAEEPGPSRGKRLRLIWGRTGDFRQREMENGLEEVPRSSEEEEEERRSQSCSPELSLSGDARPKPDFVQLIDERGIYSTAKLVLGSAVGELEEAAVGLPAHPKRGASGIGELEIREVIVDEKPFQCVVCDKAFKRAWELFSHEVVHNEERPFRCDLCQASFKRHSDFKSHRLVHTEERPFRCELCGKRFKRSSNLQEHRRIHSGERPFRCPRCAKSFKTPYELQRHALTHCAEKPFKCADCGKDFPTSNALLLHQRQHCDDKPHVCGVCGKKFTYGHSLKVHERVHTGDRPFVCPLCGKGFKQSNALSSHERVHTGERPFVCKTCGKAFKQSSYLVIHERAHTGERPYKCEVCGKAFARPSLLLQHHRVHSQERPYKCSFCHKFFKDLAYLAVHEKVHTGETPYKCSVCDKGFAHPSNLLQHQRVHRDG; this comes from the coding sequence ATGGAGGCACATCCAGGTTCTCCAGCCTGTGAGCCCCCCTTTTCCCAGAGGCTCTCCCCTCTTACCAAAGGAGATGGGCCTGAAGgtgaagaggagcaggaggaggctcAGGAGGAGGACATAGCcggggcacagccaagagaagaGCCAGGGGAAGGCTCCCCAGAGCGGCTGGGGCAAGTTTCTCTGTGCCGCTCAGGACGGTGCTGCCGCGGGCAAGGCTCTCTCGCCCCTCAGGGTGCAGGCAGGCCCTGCCAGAAGACAGATGAGGATGAGGAGGCTTCCCCGTGCCACCAGGTACTGGAGGAGCTGCGGCCATGCCGGCGGAAGCACCGGTTGTGCCTGAAGCCTGAGACAAGCTGGGTCCCCACATCCCCGGGACGGGGAGAGAGTGCCGAAGAGCCGGGACCCTCCCGGGGAAAGAGGCTGCGGTTGATCTGGGGCCGGACAGGTGACTTCAGACAGAGGGAGATGGAGAATGGGCTGGAGGAGGTGCCACGGAGCagcgaggaagaggaggaggagagacgGTCTCAGTCCTGCTCCCCTGAGCTGTCTCTTTCCGGTGATGCCCGTCCCAAGCCGGACTTTGTACAGCTGATTGACGAGCGTGGCATCTACTCCACCGCTAAGCTGGTGCTGGGGAGCGCAGtgggggagctggaggaggcagcGGTGGGGCTGCCGGCCCACCCGAAGCGGGGAGCAAGCGGCATCGGAGAGCTGGAGATCCGTGAGGTGATTGTGGATGAGAAGCCTTTCCAGTGTGTTGTCTGTGATAAGGCCTTCAAGCGGGCCTGGGAGCTCTTCAGCCATGAGGTGGTACACAACGAGGAGCGTCCCTTTCGCTGCGACCTCTGCCAGGCCTCCTTCAAGCGCCACTCGGACTTCAAAAGCCACCGGCTGGTCCACACGGAGGAACGACCATTCCGCTGCGAGCTCTGTGGCAAGCGCTTCAAGCGTTCCTCCAACCTCCAAGAGCACCGGCGCATCCACAGCGGTGAGCGTCCCTTCCGCTGTCCCCGCTGCGCCAAGAGCTTCAAGACCCCCTACGAGCTGCAGCGCCACGCGCTCACCCACTGTGCCGAGAAGCCCTTCAAGTGCGCCGACTGTGGGAAGGACTTCCCCACCTCCAacgccctcctcctccaccagcgCCAGCACTGTGACGACAAACCCCACGTCTGCGGGGTCTGCGGTAAGAAGTTCACCTACGGGCACAGCCTCAAGGTGCACGAGCGGGTACACACGGGTGACCGCCCCTTTGTCTGCCCGCTCTGCGGCAAGGGCTTCAAGCAATCCAATGCCCTCTCCTCCCACGAGCGGGTGCACACCGGTGAGCGCCCCTTTGTCTGCAAAACCTGCGGGAAGGCCTTCAAGCAGTCGTCCTACCTGGTGATCCACGAGCGGGCACACACGGGGGAACGCCCTTACAAGTGCGAGGTGTGCGGGAAGGCCTTCGCCCGGCCGTCCTTGCTCCTCCAGCACCACCGTGTGCACAGCCAGGAGCGGCCCTACAAGTGCAGCTTCTGCCACAAGTTCTTCAAGGACCTGGCCTACCTGGCTGTGCACGAGAAGGTGCACACGGGCGAAACCCCCTACAAGTGCAGTGTCTGTGACAAGGGCTTCGCTCACCCCTCcaacctgctgcagcaccagcgCGTGCACCGCGATGGCTGA